A section of the Pedobacter sp. HDW13 genome encodes:
- a CDS encoding DUF2586 family protein, with translation MNLPSVKFNIQNGGLLQQPATSDKVIGLIATGEAVTGTPGLTLDTSYQLFSLSDAENIGIVAGGANDFIYKQLEQFYTEAGQGAELWLMLVAADIAYTEMLDVTKTYAKKLLADAAGAIRVLGALKKSAGTEVAVDGLDGDVHTAVVKAQALATYYAEKYMPVRVIISGNNYSGTIADLKDYTTASFNKVACLLANTDATKVASVGLALGRLAKTPVQRNLGRVADGAVESLTAYFTNGEKVESQQDAWDAIYNKGYIFLRSFVSKSGYYFSDDLTLTSETDDFNSLARGLVLDKAIILAYASLVNNLLDEVEVAASGTIHPAVVKSWQSQVENALTTMVAAGNLSNVEVYIDENQNILSTGIMQVAIKLQPVGYAKQITVNIGFTTTINN, from the coding sequence ATGAATTTACCTTCAGTAAAATTTAACATCCAAAACGGCGGTTTATTACAACAGCCAGCAACAAGCGATAAAGTTATCGGACTTATTGCAACCGGTGAGGCAGTAACAGGCACCCCGGGTTTGACACTTGATACTTCGTATCAATTATTTAGCCTAAGCGACGCAGAAAACATCGGAATCGTGGCAGGTGGAGCAAACGACTTTATCTACAAACAGTTAGAACAGTTTTATACCGAAGCTGGCCAAGGGGCAGAACTTTGGTTAATGTTGGTGGCTGCGGATATAGCTTACACCGAAATGCTTGATGTTACCAAAACTTATGCTAAGAAATTACTGGCAGATGCCGCAGGCGCTATCCGTGTTTTGGGTGCCTTAAAAAAATCGGCCGGCACTGAAGTGGCAGTAGATGGTTTAGATGGTGATGTGCATACTGCAGTAGTTAAAGCGCAGGCTTTGGCCACATATTATGCCGAAAAGTATATGCCAGTTCGCGTAATTATTTCGGGCAATAACTATAGCGGAACCATTGCCGACCTAAAAGACTACACTACCGCTTCATTCAATAAGGTTGCGTGCCTTTTGGCCAATACCGATGCTACTAAAGTGGCTTCAGTTGGTTTAGCATTAGGCCGTTTGGCAAAAACTCCTGTACAAAGAAATTTGGGACGTGTTGCCGATGGAGCTGTCGAGAGTCTAACCGCTTACTTTACAAATGGCGAAAAGGTAGAGAGCCAGCAAGACGCCTGGGACGCCATTTATAACAAGGGCTACATCTTTTTAAGATCATTTGTAAGTAAGAGCGGTTACTATTTCAGCGACGACTTAACATTAACAAGCGAAACAGACGATTTTAACAGTCTTGCACGTGGCTTAGTGTTAGATAAGGCCATCATTTTAGCCTATGCTTCTTTAGTTAACAATTTATTGGATGAAGTTGAAGTTGCTGCCTCAGGTACTATCCATCCGGCGGTTGTAAAAAGCTGGCAAAGTCAGGTTGAAAATGCCTTAACTACAATGGTTGCGGCAGGCAACTTATCTAACGTTGAGGTCTATATCGACGAAAATCAAAACATCTTAAGCACCGGCATTATGCAGGTTGCAATTAAATTACAGCCAGTGGGTTATGCTAAGCAAATTACCGTAAACATTGGTTTTACCACAACAATTAATAACTAA